GGCGCGCCATGCCGCCGTAGGTATCAACGATGATTTTACGGCCAGTCAAACCGCAGTCACCCATTGGGCCACCGATAACGAAGCGACCTGTTGGATTGATATGATACTTGGTGCTAGCAGTGAGCCACTCAGCAGGCAGAACCGGTTTGATGATCTCTTCCATCACCGCTTCTTGCAAATCTTTCAGGCTGATGTCTTCAGAATGCTGGGTTGACAGGACGACTGCGTCAATACCGACGATTTTGCCTTCGTCATACTGGAAAGTAACTTGGCTTTTTGCATCGGGGCGTAACCACGGCAGAGTGCCATTTTTACGAACCGCAGCCTGGCGCTCAACCAAACGGTGAGCATAGGTAATAGGTGCTGGCATTAAAACGTTGGTTTCGTTAGTGGCATAACCAAACATTAAGCCCTGATCACCCGCGCCTTGTTCCAACGGATCAGCACGGTCAACACCTTGATTGATGTCGGGTGATTGCTTACCGATTGCGCTTAATACCGCGCACGAGTTGGCGTCAAAACCCATCTCAGAATTTACATAACCGATTTCGCGTACAGTACGACGAGTGATCTCTTCGATATCTACCCATGCGTTAGTGGTGACTTCACCACCCACCAATACCATACCCGTTTTGACATAGGTCTCGCAGGCAACACGTGCTTTTGGATCTTGCTCAAGAATTGCGTCAAGAACA
The window above is part of the Yersinia massiliensis genome. Proteins encoded here:
- the metK gene encoding methionine adenosyltransferase, which encodes MAKHLFTSESVSEGHPDKIADQISDAVLDAILEQDPKARVACETYVKTGMVLVGGEVTTNAWVDIEEITRRTVREIGYVNSEMGFDANSCAVLSAIGKQSPDINQGVDRADPLEQGAGDQGLMFGYATNETNVLMPAPITYAHRLVERQAAVRKNGTLPWLRPDAKSQVTFQYDEGKIVGIDAVVLSTQHSEDISLKDLQEAVMEEIIKPVLPAEWLTASTKYHINPTGRFVIGGPMGDCGLTGRKIIVDTYGGMARHGGGAFSGKDPSKVDRSAAYAARYVAKNIVAAGLADRCEIQVSYAIGVAEPTSIMVETFGTGKVSEDQLITLVREFFELRPYGLIQMLDLLHPIYQATAAYGHFGREEFPWEKTDKAAILRDAAGLK